The genomic interval TACACCGTGATCGGCGACGCCGTGAACGTGGCGAGCCGCCTGGAGAGCGCCAACAAGAGCTATGGTACGCAAATCCTGATCGGCGAGGCCACCGAGCGCGCCGCGCGCGGCGCCATCGTCACGCGCGAAATCGACAGCATCGCGGTCTACGGCCGCGAGGAGGGCATCGCCGTCCATGAACTGATCGGCCTTGCCGGCGAAGCAGGCGCCGAGCGCGACGCAGCAAGCTGGATTGCGCGTTATGAGCAGGGCCTGGCGCGGTATCGCGCGCGCGATTTCGAAGCTGGGATCACCGACTTTGCTGCGGTGCTGGAGGCGCGCGCCGATGACCGCCCGGCCGCCCTCATGCGCGACCGTTGCAGTGACTTGTTGCAGCACGGCATCGACGCCACATGGCGGCCGGTTGCCGCACTCACCTCGAAATAGGCCGCGGGCATTGCGATCACGCCGGTGCTCGCGCATAGTTTATCGGATTTGACCGACGATGTCGTCGCAGTCGGCCTGCGCGGCGAGCAGGACGCGCCGAGCGATGGTATGATTCTCTTGTACGTTGCCCTTAAATTCCATTGAGCCGTTTGGAGTTCGTTTCGGAGATTTTTCATGAAGCGATGGGGTCGGCGTCTCGGACAGGGCGCGCTGCTGCTCGCGACCTGGGGCGTGATCTTCGAGGTCGGCCTGCGGCTCCAGCAATATTTCGGTCCGCTCGACGATCTCGAAATGGAGAGCGTGAGTCTCAATTGGGAATCCGACGTCCTCAATCACAAGCCGGCACCGGAAAAGCAGAACCTGTGCGTCTACGGCGATCTCACCGGCTTCAGCTATGACAGACAATTTGATGCGAATGGCATCAGGGTCATCGACGACAAGGCGTTGCTGGCCGGGTGCCGCAAACCTATGTCGGTCCTGTTCATGGGCGATTCCTTCATGGAGGGCTATGACGACGAGAACACGCTGCCCTACCAGGTCGCAAAATATTTCCGGAAGGAGCGCGACATCTGCCTGAAGACCCACAACGCCGGCTACACGTCCTATTCGCCGTCCATCTTCATCCCGCAGGCCAAGAAGCTGCTGCCGATCGTGCGCCCCGACTATATCGTGGTCGATGTCGACGAGACCGACCTCTATGACGACTTCGCGCGCTATCGCAAACTGATCGTCCGCAACGAGCGCGGCCAGAATGTCGGCGTCAAGGCCTCGCCGATCGGACACGCATGCAGTGTCGGCCTGATGGAGGCGCGTGCGCATCCGCTGTATCTCCAGCGGTTTGCGGCGAAGGCGTGGCTGTCGCTTGTCCACATGCCCGCGGTGACCAAAAAATACCGGTCGGACGACGATCTCGCCTTGTTCGGCTATTCGAGCGACCAAGGTACGAATCTCGAGCAGAAATACGCAGTGCCGCTTGCGACGTTCCGGCACAACCTTCAGGAACTGGCCGACATATTGAAGGGCTACACCGGCGACGGCAGCCGGGTGTTGTTCATCTTCCATCCGCATCTCGAGAATCTGCAACCGGATGCCGACGGCCGCGTCTGGAACGATCTCGTCTCCTCCACGGTGCGCGCGATGTGCGCCGACAACGGCTTTCTGTTCTTCAATGCGACTGCGACACTGAAGCAGCGGTTCGGCGGCAAGCCGGAGGAGTATTATTGGCCGGGTGACATGCACTTCAGCTTCGAGGGCCTGGAGGAATACTCGAGCGCGGTCGCCGCTTTCATGGCATCGGAGATGATCAAGCCGCACGATTGAACCGGCCGTCGCGTGCGACGGCCTGACAGGGAACCAAGAGCCTGACCGTCATTTATCCCGGCTTGATGTCGGGGTATTCACCTTCCGGGGTCGACATGAATGGAGCACGACAATGCGAACGACACTGCGAACGACACTGCTGGCGGTACTGATCCTTCTGGGAGCCGCGTCCGCTGCAAGGGCGGAGATTGATTACCCCTGGTGCGTCTATGGCGGACAGCTCGGCGCCGCCGGCGACTGCATGTACTCGACCAGGGAGCAATGCCTGGCATCGGCCTCCGGCCGATCGAATGTCTATTGCGATATCAACCGGCGCCTGAAGTTCCAGCAGCAGGCTGTGCCTCAGGGCAGGAGCAAGCAGCAGGTCCGCTGATTCGCGCGGGCGATTGTGTGCGATGTCGCGGGTTGAGCAGCAAAACTGCTCAGCCCGAAACCCTCGAGCGCTGCATGATCGCGTCGGTGCAGCCCGAGGCCTTGAACATCTCGTAACGGTGGCGACAGATCAGCTCGAGATCGGCCGCACATCCCCGTCGATGCGTCGCGATTCCACCTGCGGACGACGTCGCTTTCACAGGTCATCCGCCATCCTGTTGAATCCTGCGATGCTGCGACCCGGATGGCACCGGCCGCTGCCGATTGCTCAATTGGCCCCCCCCTAAACGTTCAGTAAATCGAATTAATAAACATACGGTTGGCGGTTGATGCCGCTGCTCGTGTACTGGCCGCCGCGCTCGCCAGATGTGCGATGCACAAGAATAGCAGCGCGTACGCAGCCTAAAGAATCTTTGCGCGGCCACCGAAAATCCCGCTTGACGATCCCCAAAATTCAGTAATACGTTTAGTACTACAAGAAAACTAAACATCACGCATCGAGCCGATGTGTGGGAGGAGCCCAAAACCCGTCCGGGGATCAGCTTTCCCGGCGCCGGTCTGTCTCGTTCTCCACCCATCGCTCCTCGAACTCGGTTTCAGGGTCTTGGCGTCGCTCCAAAAAAATGGGCGCGCGCCTGCGGGTCAGGTGTCTCAACGAGAGAGGAAACAGATATGCGAAGATTCAAATGGTTGAACGGCTCGGCGGCGTCGGCGGTCCTCGGGGCTGCGCTGCTGGGACTATTCGGTGGCGGACAGGCGGCAGCCCAGAGCAAGCAGCTCACGCTGTGCTGGGCGGCATGGGACCCGGCCAATGCCCTGGTCGAACTGGGCAAGGACTTCACCAAGCAATCCGGCATCGAGATGAAATACGAGTTCGTCCCCTGGACGAGCTATGCCGATCGCTTCCTCAACGAGCTCAACTCCCACGGCAAGCTCTGCGACCTCATCATCGGCGACAGCCAGTGGATCGGCGGCGCCGCCGAGAACAAATGGTACGTCAAGCTGAACGACTTCTTCGCCAAGGAGAAGATCTCGATGGACGATTTCGTCCCGGCGACGGTCGTCGGCTACTCGCAGTGGCCGAAGGGATCGCCGAACTACTGGGCGCTGCCGGCGATGGCCGATGCGGTGGGCTGGACCTATCGCAAGGACTGGTTCTCGCGGCCCGAAATCCAGTCGGCCTTCAAGGCCAAGTACGGCCGCGACCTGGCGCCGCCGAAAACCTATGACGAGCTGAAGCAGGTCGCGGAATTTTTCCAGGGCCGCGAAATCGATGGCAAGAAAGTCTACGGCGCCTACATCTTCACCGAGCGCGGCTCCGAAGGCATCACCATGGGCGTGACCAACGTGCTCTACAATTACGGCTTCAGCTACGACAATCCGAAGAAGCCGTACCAGATGCAGGGCGTCGTCAACTCGGCCGACGCAGCCAAGGGGCTCGAGTTCTACAAGGAGCTCTACAAGTGCTGCACGGCTCCGGGCATGACCAATGCCTACATGCAGGAAGGGCTCGACGCCTTCAAGTCCGGCCAGGTGGCGATGCAGATGAACTGGTTCGCCTTCTTCCCCGGCCTCTACAAGGACCCGAATGTCGGCGGCGACAAGATCGGCTTCTTCGTCAATCCGGCCGGCCCGAACGGACACTTCACCCAGCTCGGCGGGCAGGGCATCTCGGTCGTTGCGACCTCCGAGCGCAAGGACGACGCGCTCGCCTACATCAAATGGTTCGCGCAGCCCGCCGTGCAGCAGAAATGGTGGCAGCTCGGCGGCTACTCGGCGCTGAAGGCGGTGGTCGATGCGCCCGACTTCCCGAAGAGCGCGGCGTTTGCCCCGCAATTCCTGGAGTCGATGGGCATCGTCAAGGACTTCTGGGCCGAGCCGTCCTACGCGCAACTGCTGCTCGACATGCAGAAGCGTGTGCATGACTACGTCGTGGCCGACAAGGGCACGTCGCAGCAGGCGCTCGACCTCCTGGTCAAGGACTGGACCAAGGTCTTCAAGGAGCAGGGCAAGCAGGTCGCCTCGCAGTAAACACTCGAACTTCATCAACCGAACTGGTTTCCCCGGGCTCGCCTCGGGGAGACCGCCCCAGCAAGCCGATGGACAAGATGACCACCATCTCTCAACCCGATGATGCTACGATCGCCGGCATGAGCGAGCCCACGAGATCTCGCGCCACGCGCCGCGTCCGCGGCTTGTCGGACCGGACCATCGCATGGCTGTTCGTCGCGCCGACCATCGCGCTGCTGCTCGCCATTAACATCTTCCCGCTGATCTGGATGATCCGGCTGTCCTTCACCAGCCTCAACCTCAGCATGTCCTATCTGCCGCTGCGGTTCGTCGGGCTGGACAATTTCACCGACATCCTCAGCGACGAGGACGTCTGGTTCCGGCTGCAGACCACGGCGCAGTTCGTGATCTCGTCGGTGACGCTCCAGGTCATCATCGGCTTTGGCCTCGCGCTCCTGATCAACCGCCAGTTCCGCGGTCACAGCTTCTGGACTACGATCATCCTGCTGCCGATGATGCTGTCGCCGGCGGTGGTCGGCAACTTCTGGACGCTGCTGCTCCAGCCGCAGATCGGCCCGTTCAACTATCTGATCAGCCTGTTCACCGGCGTGCCGCCGAGCTCGTTCAGCATGACCGGGCAGGTCGCGCTCGCGCCCTGGACCATCGTGCTGGTCGATACCTGGATGTGGGCGCCCTACGTCATGCTGATCTGCCTCGCCGGGCTGCGCTCCATTCCCGACTACATCTACGAGGCCGCTGAAGTCGATCGCGCCTCGGCTTGGCGGCAATTCTGGTCGATCACGCTGCCGATGGCGGTGCCCTTCCTGATGCTTGCGGTGCTGTTCCGCGCCATCGAGAATTTCAAGATGTTCGACATGGTCAATCTGCTGACGTCAGGTGGGCCGGGGTCGACCACCGAGCTGGTGTCGATCACGCTCAAGCGCGCCGCGTTCGAGAAATGGCGCACCGGCTATTCCAGCGCGCTCGCCATCATTTTGTTCGTGACCGTGTTCGGGGCGGCCAACATCTACGTCAAAGCGCTCAACAAGGTGAAGCAACGATGACATCAGCCGTCGCCAAATCCACCGCGCACTCCATCGTCGAAGCCTCGCCGCGTTCGAAGGCGGTCGCCAGCGCTCTCGTCATCCTCTACGCCGTGATCACGATCCTGCCGCTGCTCTGGATTGTCGCCACCGCCTTCAAGTCGCAGAGTGACGCCATTGCCTATCCGCCAAAGGTGATCTTTGAGCCGACGCTCGAAGGGTATGTGAACCTGTTCACGGTGCGTACCCGCCAGACACCGGACTTCATCGCAAAGCTGCCGCCGCCGGAGACCTGGTACGACAAGCTGGTGCGCGAGCGCGACATGGTCATCGCCGGTCCGTCGAAGGTGGTGCCGCGCTTCGTCAACTCGCTGATCATCGGTTTCGGCTCGACGTTCCTCGCCGTCTTCCTCGGCACGCTGGCTGCCTACGCCTTCTCGCGCTTCCGCATTCCCTTGGCCGACGATCTCCTTTTCTTCATCCTCTCGACGCGCATGATGCCGCCGGTCGCGGTCGCGATCCCGATCTATCTGATGTACCGGCAGCTCAACCTGACCGACACCAGGCTCGGCATGATCCTGCTCTACACCGCCGTCAACGTCTCGCTCGCGGTCTGGCTGCTCAAGGGCTTTATCGACGAGATCCCGCGCGAGTATGAGGAGGCGGCGCTGGTCGACGGCTATACGCGGCTCCAGGCCCTGCGCAAGGTGGTATTGCCGCAGGCCGTCACGGGGATCGCTGCGACCGCGATCTTCTGCCTGATCTTCTCGTGGAACGAATATGCGTTCGCGGTCCTGCTGACTAGCGGTGAAGCGCAGACCATGCCGCCCTTCATCCCCTTCATCATCGGCGAAGGCGGGCAGGATTGGCCGGCCGTTGCAGCTGCGACCACGCTGTTCGTCGTCCCGATCGTCCTGTTCACCGTGCTGTTGCGCAAGCATCTGTTGCGCGGCATCACCTTCGGAGCGGTGCGCAAATGAGCACGTCAGCAATTGCAAAGCATGGCATCTCCCGCTGGTTCCGTCGCGGACCCTGGGAGGCCGGTGCGATGACCCTGATCGGCGGCGGCATCATCATGCTGGTGCAGCCCGTCTCGATCGATCTCTACAGTTATTCCTTCGTGACGATCCTCGCCGGCACGGTCGGCTACGTCATCGTCAGCCATTTTCCGGAGTAGGGCGGTCATGGCACAGATCCGCGTCGAGAACCTGCAAAAGTCGTTCGATCAGTTCACGGCCGTGCACGGCTCGAACTTCACCATCGACGACGGCACCTTCTTTGCGATGCTCGGGCCATCCGGCTGCGGCAAGACCACCACCTTGCGCATGATCGCCGGCCTCGAGCTGCCGACCGAAGGAAAAATCCTGCTCGACGGCGAGGACGTCACTTTCCGCCGCGCTGCCGCCCGCGACATCGCCTTCGTGTTTCAGCTCTTTGCTCTCTATCCGCACATGAACGTCGCCGAAAACATCGGCTTTCCCCTGAAGTGCCAGGGCATGGGCCGCTCCGAAATCCGCCAGCTCGTACAGGAGACCGCAAAGCTCCTGCGGATCGAGCATCTCTTGTCGAGCAAGACATCAAAGCTTTCGGGCGGCGACCGCCAGCGCGTCGCGCTCGGCCGTGCCATGGTGCGGCGGCCAAAAGCGTTTCTGATGGATGAGCCCTTGGGCGCGCTCGATGCCGAGTTTCGCCATCTGATGTGCGGCGAGCTGCGCGACCTGCACGATCGCATCGGCGCCACCACGGTCTATGTGACGCACGACCAGCTCGAGGCGATGTCGATGGCCGATCAGATCGCGGTCATGAACAAGGGCCGTGTCGAGCAGATCGGCTCGCCGCAGGAGATCTACGACCGTCCCGCGAGCATGTTCGTCGCTGACTTCATCGGCTCGCCGCCGATGAACTTTTTGCGCTTCGAGGGTGGTCTCAAGTCCGGCGATCGCACGATCGACTTTCATGACGCGCGGATCGCGGTACCGGAAATCCGTGAGGATCGCGCGAGTGCGCCGCTGGCGTTCGGAATTCGCCCGGAGCATATCCGCTTTGCCGATACAGCAGCCGTGCGCGGCGAGGTGTTCGGCGCCGAATATCTCGGCACCACGCAGATCGTCACCGTCGACACGGCGCATGGCCGCCTCGCGGCGCGGCTGCCCTCCAGCGCGTCGGTGCGGATCGGCGAGCGGGTGGGGCTCGAATTTCGCGCCGAGCGGGTCTCGTTGTTCGATGTCGGCAGCGGGCTGGCGATCCGGACCGCCAATGAGGGGAATGCGCGCCATGGCTGACGTCGCCTTACGCAATATCAGCAAGCGCTTCGGCGCGACGGAGGCCGTGCGCGAGCTGTCGCTCACGATCAACGACGGCGAGTTCCTCGTCCTGCTCGGGCCGAGCGGCGCCGGCAAGACCACGACACTGCGGCTGATCACCGGGTTGGAAAAGCCCGACGCCGGCTCGGTCATGATAGACGGCCGCGACGTCACCCAGGATCCGCCGGGATCGCGCGACATCGCCTTCGTGTTCCAGCAATATTCGCTGTATCCGCATCTCTCGGTCTACGACAATCTGGCGTTCCCGTTGCGCTCGCCGGCTCGGCGCGTGCCGGAGCCGATCATCCGCAAGCGCGTCGAGCAGACTGCGGACCTCTTGCACATCGCCAGCAAGCTGAACAACCGCGCGACCCGCCTGTCCGGCGGCGAGATGCAGCGCGTCGCCATCGGCCGCGCGCTGGTCCGCGATCCCTCGATCTATCTGATGGACGAGCCGCTCTCCTCGCTCGATGCTAAACTGCGCGCCGAACTCCGGCTCGAGCTCAAGCGCATCCAGCTCGAGCTTGGCTCCACCATTCTCTACGTCACCCACGACCAGGTCGAAGCCATGACGATGGCGTCGCGAATCGGCGTGATCAGGGACGGTCGGCTCCTGCAACTCGGCACGCCCCGTGAGATCTACGAAAGTCCGGCCGATAGCTACGTCGCCTCGCGCCTCGGCACGCCGCAGATCAACTTCCTGTCCGCGGGCCTCTTGTCGGACGTGCCGGTGCCGCCGGGAACGGAGACGGTCGGCATCCGCACCGAGCACCTGCGCCTCGCCGCGCGCAATGGGGGAGGGATGATCGGCCGCATCCACCGCGTCGAGCACCTCGGCGAGCAGAATCACGTTCACCTGGACTATAAGGGTAAGATGCTGGTGACGCTCGCGGATCCGCATCAGCCGCTTCACGCCGGCCAGGAGGTCGAATTGCACCTTCAGAATCCGCTCTGTTTCGACCGCGCGGGGCAACGCCTTCCCGCGATGGCTCATTAAGAGGATCAAACGCGATGTCTCTGCAACCCGAGACGTTCAAGTCGCTGGTGAAGGTGGCCGCCGAGCAGGTCATCTCCTGCGCGCCGGAGCTCACGAGCCTCGATCAGGCGATCGGCGACGGCGATCACGGCATCAACATGAAGCGCGGTTTCGAGGCCGTGCTTGGCAAGCTCGATACGATCTCGG from Bradyrhizobium arachidis carries:
- a CDS encoding DUF3551 domain-containing protein, whose translation is MRTTLRTTLLAVLILLGAASAARAEIDYPWCVYGGQLGAAGDCMYSTREQCLASASGRSNVYCDINRRLKFQQQAVPQGRSKQQVR
- a CDS encoding ABC transporter substrate-binding protein, which gives rise to MRRFKWLNGSAASAVLGAALLGLFGGGQAAAQSKQLTLCWAAWDPANALVELGKDFTKQSGIEMKYEFVPWTSYADRFLNELNSHGKLCDLIIGDSQWIGGAAENKWYVKLNDFFAKEKISMDDFVPATVVGYSQWPKGSPNYWALPAMADAVGWTYRKDWFSRPEIQSAFKAKYGRDLAPPKTYDELKQVAEFFQGREIDGKKVYGAYIFTERGSEGITMGVTNVLYNYGFSYDNPKKPYQMQGVVNSADAAKGLEFYKELYKCCTAPGMTNAYMQEGLDAFKSGQVAMQMNWFAFFPGLYKDPNVGGDKIGFFVNPAGPNGHFTQLGGQGISVVATSERKDDALAYIKWFAQPAVQQKWWQLGGYSALKAVVDAPDFPKSAAFAPQFLESMGIVKDFWAEPSYAQLLLDMQKRVHDYVVADKGTSQQALDLLVKDWTKVFKEQGKQVASQ
- a CDS encoding ABC transporter ATP-binding protein, producing the protein MADVALRNISKRFGATEAVRELSLTINDGEFLVLLGPSGAGKTTTLRLITGLEKPDAGSVMIDGRDVTQDPPGSRDIAFVFQQYSLYPHLSVYDNLAFPLRSPARRVPEPIIRKRVEQTADLLHIASKLNNRATRLSGGEMQRVAIGRALVRDPSIYLMDEPLSSLDAKLRAELRLELKRIQLELGSTILYVTHDQVEAMTMASRIGVIRDGRLLQLGTPREIYESPADSYVASRLGTPQINFLSAGLLSDVPVPPGTETVGIRTEHLRLAARNGGGMIGRIHRVEHLGEQNHVHLDYKGKMLVTLADPHQPLHAGQEVELHLQNPLCFDRAGQRLPAMAH
- a CDS encoding carbohydrate ABC transporter permease — its product is MTSAVAKSTAHSIVEASPRSKAVASALVILYAVITILPLLWIVATAFKSQSDAIAYPPKVIFEPTLEGYVNLFTVRTRQTPDFIAKLPPPETWYDKLVRERDMVIAGPSKVVPRFVNSLIIGFGSTFLAVFLGTLAAYAFSRFRIPLADDLLFFILSTRMMPPVAVAIPIYLMYRQLNLTDTRLGMILLYTAVNVSLAVWLLKGFIDEIPREYEEAALVDGYTRLQALRKVVLPQAVTGIAATAIFCLIFSWNEYAFAVLLTSGEAQTMPPFIPFIIGEGGQDWPAVAAATTLFVVPIVLFTVLLRKHLLRGITFGAVRK
- a CDS encoding SGNH/GDSL hydrolase family protein encodes the protein MKRWGRRLGQGALLLATWGVIFEVGLRLQQYFGPLDDLEMESVSLNWESDVLNHKPAPEKQNLCVYGDLTGFSYDRQFDANGIRVIDDKALLAGCRKPMSVLFMGDSFMEGYDDENTLPYQVAKYFRKERDICLKTHNAGYTSYSPSIFIPQAKKLLPIVRPDYIVVDVDETDLYDDFARYRKLIVRNERGQNVGVKASPIGHACSVGLMEARAHPLYLQRFAAKAWLSLVHMPAVTKKYRSDDDLALFGYSSDQGTNLEQKYAVPLATFRHNLQELADILKGYTGDGSRVLFIFHPHLENLQPDADGRVWNDLVSSTVRAMCADNGFLFFNATATLKQRFGGKPEEYYWPGDMHFSFEGLEEYSSAVAAFMASEMIKPHD
- a CDS encoding carbohydrate ABC transporter permease, which translates into the protein MDKMTTISQPDDATIAGMSEPTRSRATRRVRGLSDRTIAWLFVAPTIALLLAINIFPLIWMIRLSFTSLNLSMSYLPLRFVGLDNFTDILSDEDVWFRLQTTAQFVISSVTLQVIIGFGLALLINRQFRGHSFWTTIILLPMMLSPAVVGNFWTLLLQPQIGPFNYLISLFTGVPPSSFSMTGQVALAPWTIVLVDTWMWAPYVMLICLAGLRSIPDYIYEAAEVDRASAWRQFWSITLPMAVPFLMLAVLFRAIENFKMFDMVNLLTSGGPGSTTELVSITLKRAAFEKWRTGYSSALAIILFVTVFGAANIYVKALNKVKQR
- a CDS encoding ABC transporter ATP-binding protein, which encodes MAQIRVENLQKSFDQFTAVHGSNFTIDDGTFFAMLGPSGCGKTTTLRMIAGLELPTEGKILLDGEDVTFRRAAARDIAFVFQLFALYPHMNVAENIGFPLKCQGMGRSEIRQLVQETAKLLRIEHLLSSKTSKLSGGDRQRVALGRAMVRRPKAFLMDEPLGALDAEFRHLMCGELRDLHDRIGATTVYVTHDQLEAMSMADQIAVMNKGRVEQIGSPQEIYDRPASMFVADFIGSPPMNFLRFEGGLKSGDRTIDFHDARIAVPEIREDRASAPLAFGIRPEHIRFADTAAVRGEVFGAEYLGTTQIVTVDTAHGRLAARLPSSASVRIGERVGLEFRAERVSLFDVGSGLAIRTANEGNARHG